Part of the Bacteriovorax stolpii genome, TTTAATGATCCCTCTTTCAATACGTCCAGTTACTACCGTTCCACGTCCAGAGATTGAGAAAACGTCCTCTACTGGCATTAGGAATGGCTTATCAACATCACGTTGAGGAGCTGGAATGTATGAATCTACTGCGTTCATTAGTTCGATGATCTTGTTTTCACCGATTTCTGGGTTACGTCCTTCTACTGCTGCTAGAGCTGATCCAGCTACGAAAGGAATCGCGTCCCCTGGGAAGTTATAAGAAGAAAGTAGCTCTCTCATTTCCATCTCTACAAGTTGTAGAAGTTCTGGATCGTCTACCATGTCTACTTTGTTAAGGAATACTACTAGAGCTGGTACCCCTACCTGACGAGCAAGAAGGATGTGCTCTCTCGTTTGTGGCATTGGTCCGTCCGCTGCTGAACAAACAAGGATACCACCGTCCATCTGAGCTGCACCTGTAATCATGTTCTTTACATAGTCAGCGTGACCTGGACAGTCTACGTGAGCGTAGTGACGAGTTGCTGTTTCGTATTCTACGTGAGCAGTGTTAATTGTAATACCACGTGCTTTTTCTTCTGGTGCTGAATCGATATCTGCGTATGACTTAGCTGCTCCACCGTGGTGTTTTGCCATTGTCATTGTAATTGCTGCTGTTAGTGTCGTCTTACCATGGTCTACGTGACCAATAGTTCCGATGTTAACGTGAGGTTTGTTACGGTCAAATTTTTCCTTAGCCATTTTAAATGCTCCTGTATGTTCTAAAGACGAAAACTAAAATTAAATATAAATACCTTTTTTCTCTAACGTCGCTTTTGCTAAATCAAAAGGCATTTCCACGTAGCTTTTGAACTTCATCGTGAAGCTAGCGCGGCCTTGAGATTTTGAGCGAAGATCAGTACTATAACCGAATAATTCCGCCAATGGAACTTCTGCAGAAATTAAATCTTTGTTCTGCTTGATTCCCATTGTTAAAATCTTACCTCTCTTCGAGTTAATGTCCGAGATAACATCTCCGGTATAGTCTTGCGGAGTCACAACTTCCAGCTCCATCACTGGCTCAAGAAGGATAACCCCTGCTTTTTTACAAGCATCTCTGAAGGCGCTCGAAGCAGCAATTGCGTAAGCTACTTCTG contains:
- the tuf gene encoding elongation factor Tu, encoding MAKEKFDRNKPHVNIGTIGHVDHGKTTLTAAITMTMAKHHGGAAKSYADIDSAPEEKARGITINTAHVEYETATRHYAHVDCPGHADYVKNMITGAAQMDGGILVCSAADGPMPQTREHILLARQVGVPALVVFLNKVDMVDDPELLQLVEMEMRELLSSYNFPGDAIPFVAGSALAAVEGRNPEIGENKIIELMNAVDSYIPAPQRDVDKPFLMPVEDVFSISGRGTVVTGRIERGIIKVNDEIEIVGIRDLQKTTVTGIEMFRKLLDQGQAGDNAGLLLRGTKREDIERGQCLVKPGSVTPHAKFVGEVYILTKEEGGRHTPIFKGYRPQFYFRTTDVTGSIELNPGVEMVMPGDNTTFKVELISKIAMEKSLRFAIREGGRTIGAGTVAEIND